The nucleotide sequence CTTTATGGTGTGTATGATCTCCCATTACAGAAATTGGAGCATGCCCGTCTGGTCTTGCAGATGTCCATTTTTGAGAATTGGTAGATGGATCTTCTTGCGCTATAGCAATATTTGTAGCTATTACTAGAATAGCTAATACTTTTAATATATTCTTCATTTTAAGGTATACGTGTTGTGAGCTCGATGCTATTTCGAACTCTATTAATTTTAATTTAAGATGATTAGAAATTAAAATGAAGCGTTGGGCGGATGCTCAAAAGCATTAATCACAGTATACTTGTGGAGATTTAGATCACCCCAATTATCAAGTTTAAAAAAGAGCGCTGTTGCTTCTAAATTAGGATAAGAAACATTTTCAAAAAATGCAGGAATAAAGGTTTTACTTAGAGCTATTCCTTTATTATCTTTTGAAGTAGGATTGTCTAATTTATTTAATTGAGAATTCAGAAAACACTTCCCATCACAATGCATTTCTGGTTTGGCTTTATTCACACAATACTTCTCTATTACATAATCTATATTAAGCTCGTAATAGGCAACATTTGTTACTTCATAAACAGGCCTAAAAAGGAAAGATGATAATAATAGTATAGCGTAAAAAAGTTTCAACAATCAAATATTAGGGATTACCAAGATATTCTATAAATAGGATATGAATGTAACACTAGTAACATTTAGCGCTAATTTTAGCTCATAAAACTTATAAGTGAAATCGCATTTAAATGCTTAAATTAACACTTTATAAACCAATTCAATTACATATGAAATTAACGTTAACAGGACTAGTAACTATTTTAATTGTTCAGGTATCATTTTCACAAAAATTAACCGAATCTGAAATAAATGAAAAGGCTTCCATAATTCATAAAAAAGTAATTACCATAGATACGCACAACGATATCAATATTAAAAATTTTACCGAAGAAAAGAATTATACGCAAGATTTGGATACTCAAGTGAATCTTCCAAAAATGATAAATGGAGGATTAGATGTTTCATGGTTAATTGTTTACACCGGTCAAGGTGATCTTACTACTGAAGGTTATAAGGAAGCATACGAAAATGCAATTTCAAAATTTGAAGCCATCCATAAACTTACTGAAAAACTAGCTCCAAATGAAATGGGGTTGGCTACTAATTCCGAAGAAGTACGAAGTCTATTAAAACAAGGTAAAAAAGTAGCAATGATAGGGGTAGAAAATGCCTACCCAATTGGAGAAGATCTAGCCAATATTGAGAAATTCTATAATCTAGGCGCAAGATATATGTCATTATCCCATAATGGCCATAGTCAATTGTCTGATTCTAATACGGGAGAAGAAGATAATGTTTGGTTACACAACGGGCTAAGTGAAGAAGGTAAAAAAGCGGTGCTTGAAATGAATAGATTAGGAATGATGTTAGATGTTTCTCATCCTTCAAAAGAGGCTATCAAACAAATGTTCGAGCTTTCTAAAGCACCTTTAATCGCTTCTCACTCTTCTGCCCGAGCTTTATGTGACCATAGCAGAAATTTAGATGATGAGCTGTTAATGTTGTTTAAAAAGCATGGAGGAGTTGTACAAACCGTAGCTTTTAGTTCTTACGTAAATACCGAAAAACATAATGCCTATAACGATGCTAAAATGGAACTATTAAAAAAGCACGCAAAGCAAAATAGTTTTACTGTTTTAGAGAGAGATAGCGTCCGTAAATTAGACCACAAAACACAAGAACAATATTATGAAGCTTATCAAAAATCGGAAAACAAAGTTAAGCCAGAATTAGAACAACTTAAAAAAACGGTACCTCCAGTAAATGTCGCAGATTATGTAGACCATATAGATTATTTGGTAAGTAAAATAGGATTTGACCATGTAGGTATTAGTTCAGATTTTGATGGTGGTGGTGGAATTGAGGGTTGGAATGATGCTTCAGAATCTTTAAATGTTACTAAAGAATTAGTTCGTAGAGGTTATACTGAAGATCAGATAGCAAAACTTTGGGGAGAGAATCTTTTAAGAGTTTTAGATGAAGTTGAAGCTGTTGCTCAAAAACTTCAAAAAGTTTAGTAGACGTTATTTTATTTTGAATCAATAAAAAAAGCCTGAAGTAATTCAGGCTTCTTTTTTAAAATCGACTAACTTTTTATTTTAAAGTTAATTTTATAATATTTCCAGGACCACCATGACCTTCGTTAGAAATGAAGATCTCTCCTTTAGAATTAAAGGTAACACCTTCAGGCTGCGCAAATTGCTTCTCTTTTAAAACATATAATTTTTCTGGAGTACCATTGGTTGAAGTAATTAAAAGTTTTGGGTTAGAACCTTCTGTAACATAAACCTTTCCATCTTTCGGATTAATTGCCAAATCTGAAGGTCTCATTAGTTTATTAGATCTTTTCTCTTTTAACTTGTCGAATACGTTACTATTAAAAGGAATTGTAAAGACAGGATCTTTTTTAAGCGTATTCGTGTTTAAATCGAAAGCGTAAACAGGTTTAAAATCATCTGATGCCTTGTCTTTAATAGCTAATAAAAGCTGATCATTTTTTTTATCATAGCACAATCCTTCAAAATTATATTCTGATTTTAGAGACGTTTCAATTTTAACTGTTTCTTTGGGATCGCTATCAAGATCTTCGATTTTAAATAAAACTCCATCGCTTCTCAAAACATAACAGGTAGTTCCAACCATAGTAATACCTTCATAATCTCCGGAATCTCCAAAATCTATTTTTTTCTCAACTTTTGACGTCTTCAAATTATAGATAAACACTACTCCTTTTTCATCTTGAACACATGCCACTCTATTATCATCTATAAATGAGATTCCGCTAATTTCTTCTAATTCATCTGGCATATCCCATTGTTCAATAATGGTCATAACTTGGGAACCAGGCATGTTTCGCTCTGGAGCGTTACCCCTAAAAGCAACGTATATACCTCCCACTACCATAAAAACTCCTGCTATAATTAAAAGAACTGTTCTTTGCATTTTCATACTGATTTTGATTAGAGCTTTCAAAATGCTGTTCTATTTCTGAAAACTACTTTCTACACTGCAATTTAAAAACAATGAGTATATGAATAGAATTTTGTGTGTCAATATTATGATAAGACTTTAATAAAATTAGTTAAGGATATAATCTTCTAAAACAAATAAAACTGATGTCAATTGTTAATTAAATGTTAATATAGTACTATTTTATACATAGTACTGTAACATTATAAGTTTCTGATAGTCTATTAGATATAACCATTAAACTTTTAAATCATGATAACTTTATCTAACATCATCGAAAACTACAATTCACAAAAAGTAGGAGTTCTAAGTCATCGTAAAGGATATTTAAACTCAAGCTCATCTGTTCGGGATAATTGGAATAACAGAAGACGATTTGACTACTAATATTTCAACAAAAGAATTCAAATTTGAAGGCATTATTCAACAATATTGAAAACTTTAGCATGATTGACCTAGAAATAGCTTCAAGAAAGATGCTTTTCAACACTGCATCATCAACCAGAAGTTGTTGGAATGGCAGAAGACGTTTTAACCATTAGATAATAATATAATAAATTTTCAATTATGAAAATATTAGAGGGCACCCTAAACGGAGAAAAGAAGAGTATTAGAAAGATCTTTCTAAACTTAAGAGACACTAAACGTGTAAATACTTTTAATAGTAGATGCTACGGTTTTTAAAAATAACTAAAATTAAAATATCATGACAGCATTAGAAAACATCGCAAGCAATCAAAATGTTATTAAAGAGGGTGATCTAACACACCACAAACATTTTTTAAACAGTACGGGATCTACCAGAGATAGTTGGTATAGCAGAAGAAGATTCGGATATTAATCCTTAAACTTCATCAATATGATCAAAAAATTAAAAATCTAGTCGGTTCTCAAGTTTGAAAACCGACTATTATTTTTTATTCTTTCTTATGATATCTTACTAAAAATCTTAAAATTACGTAAAAACCACATTTAGATTTTTTAAGTATTCGTTTATTTGTTCTGCTTAACAATAACTATGCTAGAAAGAATTAAAAATTCTCCCAAATTAAAATGGGTGATCCGAATCATATTGGCGCTTGCAGCCATTTTTGTATTATTTTTTGCTGCTATTTATTTTGGATTATTTGGTGAAATTCCTTCCACCAAAGATCTGAGTGAGCTTAAACAAAATGAAGCTACTCAAGTTCTTTCTGCAGATGGTAACCTAATTGGTAAATACTACATCTTCGATAGGCAGCCCATATCTTATGAGCAAATACCTCAAAATCTTACCAATGCCTTATTAGCAACAGAAGATATTAGATTTTTTGAACATGACGGTATTGATAATCGCAGTTTAATGCGTGTTTTTGTCAAGTCTATATTACTGCAAGATAGATCTTCGGGAGGTGGAAGTACCCTTACATTACAATTAGCAAAGAATCTATATGGTAGAAAAGATTATGGCTATTTAGGAATAGTAATTAATAAACTTCAAGAATCTATAATTGCTTCTCGCTTAGAGGATGTATATGATAAAAAGGAAATCCTAACGCTTTATTTAAATACCGTTCCTTTTAGTGATAACACATTTGGTATAGAAAGCGCTTCCATGAAATTCTTTAACAAACATACCAAAGATCTTAAATTGGAAGAATCTTCTGTTCTGGTAGGAATGCTAAAAGCTTCTCATTATTACAACCCTAGGCTTTTCCCTGAAAGGAGTAAGCTTAGACGTGATGTTGTTCTTGTTCAAATGAAGAAATATAAATTTATTTCTGAAGAGCAAATGGAGAAGGCTAAGACTTCTCCCCTAGAACTCGACTATCAATATTATGGGCATGATCAAGGTATAGCTCCATATTTTAGAGAGCAACTTAGAAAAGATCTTACAAAGATCCTAGATACTTTAAAGAATAATAGAGAAGAGCCTTATAATATTTATAGAGATGGCTTAATTGTTCGAACCACGCTAGACTCCAAAATGCAACAATTGGCAGAGCAGGCTGTAAATAAGCATATGGCAGAACTTCAAACTGCTCATGAAAAATCTTATGGAACTAAAGGTCCATGGATTACTAATAATGCTATTTTATTAGATGCTTTAAAGCGTACAGCGCAATACAAAAAATTGCAAGAGAAAGGACATTCAGATAAAGAGATCTTATCTATTTTAGATAAGAATCCTCATGAAATTGAAGTCTTTAATTACGGTAAAAATAAAGTCATAAAAGGAACTGTTTTAGACAGTATTAGATATTATCAAAAGTTCTTAAACGCAGGTTTTATGGCTGTAACTCCAAAAACCGGTGCTGTTATGGCATGGGTAGGTGGAGTAGATTTTGAACATTTTAAATATGATCATGTTGCACAAAGTAAACGCCAGGTAGGTTCTACCTTTAAACCTATAGTATATACTGCTGCCTTAGAGAGTGGAATTGAACCCTGCTCCTATTTTTCTATAAATGAAGTTACATACCCAGGTGGATGGACTCCAAAAAACTCCGGATCTTATGGTGATGATCCTTTTATGAATTACAATATGAAAACTGCATTGAGTAATTCTATTAATACCATAGCTGTTAAAGTTCTTATGGAAACTGGAATTAGCAATGTCATCAACCAAGCTCATAAAATGGGTATAGAATCTGATCTTCCTAAAGTTCCATCAATAGCACTAGGTACAGCAGAAATCAGCTTAAAAGAAATGACAAAAGTCTATACAAGTTTTGTAAATGATGCGAAGCCAAGTACCCCTTATTATATCACAAGTATTGAAGATGGACAAGGAAACGTTTTGGTAGAATTTAAACCAGAAGTACAAAAGTCTCCAGCATATTCTGAGCAAAATCGAGAGATCATGATAGAAATGATGAAGGCTACAGTAAATGAAGGAACTGCAACACGATTAAGATCTACATACGGACTTAAAAATGACATTTCTGGTAAAACAGGGACCACGCAGTCTAACAAAGATGGTTGGTTTGTAGGTATAACTCCAAAAATGGTTGCCATTACCTGGGTAGGAACAGATGACCCTAGAATAGGATTTAGAAATACCAGAATTGGTCAAGGAGCAAATTCTGCGTTACCTGTATTTGCGCTCTTTATGCAAGCTTTAAATAAAGATTCAGATTTTGATGGTATTACAAAAGCTAGATTTGGAAGCCCATCGTCTCAGGTAACAGCCATGATGGATTGCGAATCTTCCAGCAGAGACAATTTTTTCAGTAGGATTTTCAATAACCCAGATAAGTCTAAAGTTAAAAAGGATAATAAAAAAGAAAAGAAAGGCTTCTTCAAAAAACTATTCGGTAAAAAGAAGAAAGATTAACATGTAGTTTAATTAAAGCTTTCTGCCCAATTTTTAGCTTCTTCTATACAACTAAAAAAAGCAAAAGCATGGTCATACTTATCTTGTTCCAATAATGCTCTTTCTTTTACCTTAGGATTAGTGGAAACTACTGCAAAAGATTTTACCTTTTTCAATATTTTAGAAGAGTAAGCATCTAGGTCTAATATATATTCATTTACTCTATTAGAGATAATTGTAAAATTTTTTCCATCGTAATGATCCATTATAGATTTTAGCGTAATTTGAGCTATCTCTCTATCTACGATAGCACCGGTAATTCCTTCAACAATAACATACTTATCGAAGAATTCTAATTTAAAATGCTGCGTAGTTTTAATATTGGTCATAATTTATCTGAATAGTTGATCAAATTTATACGAATAATTCTAAACAATTGTTTGATTGTTTAAAACGTTAAAAATATAATCTAAATTGTTAAACTTTAAGTTCTACTTATTGTTAATTCTTTGAGTAATTCTTATTTAGCTTTGCTATCTACTGTTTTCAAAGGTGATTCAACAAGTTCCATGCAAGACATTTACCATGCCAAGTCTAAAAACAAATATTAACGATAGCCTAAACATATTATGCAGAACTCCTTATACTATCAATTTATAGGTTTCCTTCAAACTCCTTCTCTTTGGAAAAATGAAGAGATATTTAATTTGGAACAGTTTAACACTCCGCAAATTAAGCTATCACCATCTCATGATTTTAAGAGCGTTTTTCCGGAATTAGACACCCAATATGTAATGGGAAAAAGAATGGAAATCTTTTTTAAAGAATTTATCTCTCTTTCTCCTACTTATAAAACATTAGCGAGCAACCTTCAAATATTTAGGAAAAAAGTAACACTTGGGGAAATAGATTTTATACTTCAAGATCTGCCCTCGCTTCAAATTATCCATTTAGAACTGGTTTATAAATTTTACATCTACGACCCATCAATACTTAATGAAATAGACAGGTGGATAGGTCCAAATAGAAAAGATACCTTACAACAGAAAATAAATAAATTAAAATCAAAACAGTTTCCATTAGTAGAAGCCGATGAAACGCGCTCAGCATTAGAGAGTTATCAAATTGATACTTCCAAATTAGATCAGAAAGTTTGTTTTAAAGCCAAGCTATTTGTTCCAAAAGAGATGTTAGAGAATGGATTTCCATTTATAAATAATGAATGTATTGAAGGCTATTACTTAAAATCAAAAGAATTTGAAACAAAAGAGTATAGTGCAAACCTCTACTTTATTCCGTCAAAACGTAATTGGCCCGTTCATCCAAAACACAATGATCAATGGTATTCCTATTCAGAAATTCAGGAAGAACTATCAAGTTCACTCGAAAAGAATAAGTCTCCACTAATTTGGAGAAAAATAAGTGAGGATACATGGGAAAGTTTTTTCTTAGTCTGGTGGTAAGAAAAATCTATAATTGGCTTTGCTATTTTATTTAAAATAGTTGTGATAAACTGTATCTGTTTTGTTGTTACCAATTAACTTTGCGTCTCAAAATTATCGTCTGCAAATGAACTCCAATACCCAAGAAGCTATTAAAACATCTTATTTAAGTATTGCCGGTAATTTGGCCCTAGCAATAATTAAAGGTGTTGCCGGAATATTTGGAAATTCATATGCTTTAATTGCAGACGCTATAGAATCTACCACAGATGTATTCTCTTCACTATTAGTCTTACT is from Gillisia sp. Hel1_33_143 and encodes:
- a CDS encoding DUF1853 family protein; translated protein: MQNSLYYQFIGFLQTPSLWKNEEIFNLEQFNTPQIKLSPSHDFKSVFPELDTQYVMGKRMEIFFKEFISLSPTYKTLASNLQIFRKKVTLGEIDFILQDLPSLQIIHLELVYKFYIYDPSILNEIDRWIGPNRKDTLQQKINKLKSKQFPLVEADETRSALESYQIDTSKLDQKVCFKAKLFVPKEMLENGFPFINNECIEGYYLKSKEFETKEYSANLYFIPSKRNWPVHPKHNDQWYSYSEIQEELSSSLEKNKSPLIWRKISEDTWESFFLVWW
- a CDS encoding SdiA-regulated domain-containing protein; translation: MQRTVLLIIAGVFMVVGGIYVAFRGNAPERNMPGSQVMTIIEQWDMPDELEEISGISFIDDNRVACVQDEKGVVFIYNLKTSKVEKKIDFGDSGDYEGITMVGTTCYVLRSDGVLFKIEDLDSDPKETVKIETSLKSEYNFEGLCYDKKNDQLLLAIKDKASDDFKPVYAFDLNTNTLKKDPVFTIPFNSNVFDKLKEKRSNKLMRPSDLAINPKDGKVYVTEGSNPKLLITSTNGTPEKLYVLKEKQFAQPEGVTFNSKGEIFISNEGHGGPGNIIKLTLK
- a CDS encoding dipeptidase, whose translation is MKLTLTGLVTILIVQVSFSQKLTESEINEKASIIHKKVITIDTHNDINIKNFTEEKNYTQDLDTQVNLPKMINGGLDVSWLIVYTGQGDLTTEGYKEAYENAISKFEAIHKLTEKLAPNEMGLATNSEEVRSLLKQGKKVAMIGVENAYPIGEDLANIEKFYNLGARYMSLSHNGHSQLSDSNTGEEDNVWLHNGLSEEGKKAVLEMNRLGMMLDVSHPSKEAIKQMFELSKAPLIASHSSARALCDHSRNLDDELLMLFKKHGGVVQTVAFSSYVNTEKHNAYNDAKMELLKKHAKQNSFTVLERDSVRKLDHKTQEQYYEAYQKSENKVKPELEQLKKTVPPVNVADYVDHIDYLVSKIGFDHVGISSDFDGGGGIEGWNDASESLNVTKELVRRGYTEDQIAKLWGENLLRVLDEVEAVAQKLQKV
- a CDS encoding penicillin-binding protein 1A, with amino-acid sequence MLERIKNSPKLKWVIRIILALAAIFVLFFAAIYFGLFGEIPSTKDLSELKQNEATQVLSADGNLIGKYYIFDRQPISYEQIPQNLTNALLATEDIRFFEHDGIDNRSLMRVFVKSILLQDRSSGGGSTLTLQLAKNLYGRKDYGYLGIVINKLQESIIASRLEDVYDKKEILTLYLNTVPFSDNTFGIESASMKFFNKHTKDLKLEESSVLVGMLKASHYYNPRLFPERSKLRRDVVLVQMKKYKFISEEQMEKAKTSPLELDYQYYGHDQGIAPYFREQLRKDLTKILDTLKNNREEPYNIYRDGLIVRTTLDSKMQQLAEQAVNKHMAELQTAHEKSYGTKGPWITNNAILLDALKRTAQYKKLQEKGHSDKEILSILDKNPHEIEVFNYGKNKVIKGTVLDSIRYYQKFLNAGFMAVTPKTGAVMAWVGGVDFEHFKYDHVAQSKRQVGSTFKPIVYTAALESGIEPCSYFSINEVTYPGGWTPKNSGSYGDDPFMNYNMKTALSNSINTIAVKVLMETGISNVINQAHKMGIESDLPKVPSIALGTAEISLKEMTKVYTSFVNDAKPSTPYYITSIEDGQGNVLVEFKPEVQKSPAYSEQNREIMIEMMKATVNEGTATRLRSTYGLKNDISGKTGTTQSNKDGWFVGITPKMVAITWVGTDDPRIGFRNTRIGQGANSALPVFALFMQALNKDSDFDGITKARFGSPSSQVTAMMDCESSSRDNFFSRIFNNPDKSKVKKDNKKEKKGFFKKLFGKKKKD